DNA from Brassica napus cultivar Da-Ae chromosome C4, Da-Ae, whole genome shotgun sequence:
TCCTTGTAAGTTTATGTACAAGAAAAGATCATTAGCAAGATCAAGATCTTCCAAGGAAACGTTGTTATCTATTGTGTTTGATTTTTgtctatatacatatacatataggtAAACAATGCGGGAACTTGTATAACAAAGCCGACCACAGAGTTTAGTGCAGAAGACTTCTCGTTTCTGATGGCAACAAATCTCGAATCTGCTTTTCATCTCTCACAGCTCGCCCATCCTTTTTTGAAAGCTTCTGGTTCAGGGAGCATCGTGTTTATGTCCTCCGCTGCTGGGGTTGTGCATGTCAATGTTGGATCCATCTACGGAGCTACTAAAGGTATATACTTACACTCAAACAATTATTGCTCTAAGACTAACATAAAtttgagaatatatatatgttcacgCGTTGCAGGAGCTATGAATCAgctagcaagaaacttagcatGTGAGTGGGCAAGTGACAGCATAAGGGTTAACTCTGTGTGTCCATGGTTCATAGCGACTCCTTTAGCAAACAAAGTAAGGCaataaatagattttaaaaaaaatacaaagtttTCCTTAAtgctatgaatttttttttttttggaacactcTTAATGCTATGAATAGAATAAGAAAATTACATTTGAAGTTTAACTTATCTCAAAATCTCTTAATTAGTTTATGGATCATGAAGAGTTAAAAAAAGAAGTGGAGACGAAGACACCAATGGGACGTGTTGGGGAGGCAAATGAAGTCTCATCGCTTGTTGCGTTTCTGTGTTTCCCGGCAGCTTCGTATATAACGGGTCAGGTTATCTGCGTTGACGGAGGTGCCACTATCAACGGTTTATCTTTCAAGTCTTTGCCTTAAGAGGTCAATATGATTGTGATGTTTTCGTTTgcttctatgtttttttttttttgaacaactcgTTTGCTTGTAGGTGGTATCTTTGCGTTTACTTCGTATTTCATTCCGAATAAAAGGGTTGACGA
Protein-coding regions in this window:
- the LOC106446964 gene encoding tropinone reductase-like, with translation MTELGEKSRDISRWSLRGMTALVTGGSKGLGEAVVEELAMLGARVHTCARDETQLQECLLEWQAKGFQVTTSVCDVSSRVQREKLMETVSTLFQGKLNILVNNAGTCITKPTTEFSAEDFSFLMATNLESAFHLSQLAHPFLKASGSGSIVFMSSAAGVVHVNVGSIYGATKGAMNQLARNLACEWASDSIRVNSVCPWFIATPLANKFMDHEELKKEVETKTPMGRVGEANEVSSLVAFLCFPAASYITGQVICVDGGATINGLSFKSLP